TAAAAGCTATAGTGCTTTCGCAAAAAATATTTCATTTCTTAATTACTTTTTCAGAGCACTATAGTCGAAATCTAAATGAATATTGGTATTGTCATTCTGAGGGCTAAAGCCCGAAGAATCTGTCCAAAAAAGTATTTAAGCTTAAAACCCAAAAGGGACAGATGTTTCGCTTTGCTCAACATGACAATAAAAAAATTAATTGGCAATTGGAGTTAATTAGCGATTTGAGTTAATTATTATTTTTTAATCAAAGGAGTTATTTTGCTTATAAATTCTTTTATTGATGATTCTTCTTCAGGATTATTCGAAAAATTCAAATATTTTTTAAATAGTTCTATAGAATTTTTATAATCGCCTTTTTCTGCATAAATTAACCCGAGATTGCTATAAGCAGCACTAAGATCGGGATTGGTCTTTATCGCAAGTTTATAGTTTTCAATTGCCTTATCTATATTTTTTTGTTTCTCATAAGCTTTTGCCATATTGAAATAATAAAGAGATTCAGCCTGATTGTCTTCTTTAACAACTTTTACATTTTTAATATTTTTAATAGGAGTAGCAGCATTTGTCATTTGCGCTCTGACAAAAGATACATTAGTTAACAAAAATAAAATAATTAAACACCCTAAAAGATATTTTCCTGTTTTCATTATCATCTCTCCCTCTTTAAAAGTCGATAAATACTATAGTTGAGTGTTCCATATAACATTATTCAAAAAAAAATGATGATTTTTTTCTGCAATCTTGTATAATAAATAGTGTATTAATAAATTTTATTAGTAATTTGCAGTATTTTGAATTCCCCATTTTATTAGTAATATTGATTTAGAGTTGAGATCTTATTTCGAAAAAAAGAGTACTGAATAAATGCGCCGTATAATCCCTTTAGAACTGGTCGGAAATGACAAACTCGATTTTGACCTTTATGACGAAAAAGGAGAAATCCTTTATAGGAGTGGAGATAATCTCACTCCCGAGTTGTTAATTAAACTTAATTATAAAAAAGTATATGTAAAAAATTTATTAGCAGACGAAAACTTGGAATTTGAAAATCCTGTTATATTAACTCATAACACTGTGATTTCCGAGAAATCAACAAAAAATCTTGTAAAGAGTGCAAAAACAATATTTAAAAAGGTTTTTGACAACGAAAAAGTTGAAACAGCTGTCTTTACAGAAGCCACCGATGTGATATTGCAGGAAGTAAGCAAAAATCTTGAAAAAATTGATTGCATAAGCCAGCTTAGAATCTTTGATGAATATACTTTTTCTCATACAGTAAACGTTTCTACATATAGTTCTGCTATCGGAATAACTTTAGGGCTAAGTGAAAAGGATATCAAGGAACTTGCTCTCGGGGCTTTGCTTCATGATGTAGGCAAAATGCTTGTACCTATAGAAATTTTAAATAAGCCTGCAAAGCTTGATCCTGAAGAATTTGAAATAATGAAAACTCATACAGTGCGCGGTTATAGATATATTAAGAAGAATTTAGAAGTAAGTGATGCTGTCGCTAGAGTTGCTCTGGATCATCAGGAAAAATATAGCGGTGGCGGTTATCCTAACGGATTAAAAGGGAAAGAAATTAATCTTTATGCCCAAGTTACAAGTATAGCTGATGTTTATGATGCACTAACTTCAAACAGAGTCTACAAAAGAGGTTTTGCGTCAGAAAAAGCTATCGAAATTATGATCTCAGAAGGAGAAAAAAGCTTTAATCCGTATATGTTAAGTAAATTTTTGGAAATAACTGATTACAAAAAATAAAGGTTCTTTTAAACAGCAAACCTGAAGTGCATTATATCTCCGTCCTGAACGATATAATCCTTCCCTTCGAGGCGGGTAAGTCCTTTTTCCCTGGCAACTGTGTACGATCCGCAGTTAACAAAATCTTTATAAGAGGTTACTTCAGCCCTAATAAATCCTTTTTCCATATCAGTATGAATAATACCTGCTGCTTGAGGTGCTTTCATCCCGACTTTTATTGTCCAGGCTCTAACTTCAATCTCTCCGGCGGTAAAATATGTTCTTAGGTCTAGAAGATCATAAACTTTTTTGATCATTCTTTCTGTTCCGCTATCGGTAACGCCAAGTTCTTTAAGAAATTCTTTTGCTTCTTCAGCTCCAAGATCTACCAGTTCTGCCTCAATTTGTGCGCTAATCACAACTACTTCGGCTCCATGAGTGTTTGCATATTCTTCGACTTTTTTAACAAAATCATTTCCGCCTGATGCAAGGTCATTTTCTGAGACATTTGCTGCGTAAATAACTGGTTTTGTGGATAAAAGATGGAGATTTTGAACAAAAGGGACTTCTTCTTCCGTAAATAAATCCATAGAAAAAGGTTTTCCGTTGTTCAAAAATTCCAGAAGCTTGTCAAGTGCCTGATCTTCGATTATCGCATCTTTATCTCTCGA
This DNA window, taken from bacterium, encodes the following:
- a CDS encoding tetratricopeptide repeat protein, yielding MKTGKYLLGCLIILFLLTNVSFVRAQMTNAATPIKNIKNVKVVKEDNQAESLYYFNMAKAYEKQKNIDKAIENYKLAIKTNPDLSAAYSNLGLIYAEKGDYKNSIELFKKYLNFSNNPEEESSIKEFISKITPLIKK
- a CDS encoding HD-GYP domain-containing protein codes for the protein MRRIIPLELVGNDKLDFDLYDEKGEILYRSGDNLTPELLIKLNYKKVYVKNLLADENLEFENPVILTHNTVISEKSTKNLVKSAKTIFKKVFDNEKVETAVFTEATDVILQEVSKNLEKIDCISQLRIFDEYTFSHTVNVSTYSSAIGITLGLSEKDIKELALGALLHDVGKMLVPIEILNKPAKLDPEEFEIMKTHTVRGYRYIKKNLEVSDAVARVALDHQEKYSGGGYPNGLKGKEINLYAQVTSIADVYDALTSNRVYKRGFASEKAIEIMISEGEKSFNPYMLSKFLEITDYKK
- the ychF gene encoding redox-regulated ATPase YchF, coding for MLQAGIVGLPNVGKSTLFNALTSSKKAESANYPFCTIEPNKGVVIVPDERMQILQDLVKTTKIIPTAVEFYDIAGLVKGASKGEGLGNQFLGHIREVDAIIQVVRCFEDENTVHVSGKIDPVSDIETINLELAMADLSTVEKRKERVLKNVKSRDKDAIIEDQALDKLLEFLNNGKPFSMDLFTEEEVPFVQNLHLLSTKPVIYAANVSENDLASGGNDFVKKVEEYANTHGAEVVVISAQIEAELVDLGAEEAKEFLKELGVTDSGTERMIKKVYDLLDLRTYFTAGEIEVRAWTIKVGMKAPQAAGIIHTDMEKGFIRAEVTSYKDFVNCGSYTVAREKGLTRLEGKDYIVQDGDIMHFRFAV